From a region of the Lactuca sativa cultivar Salinas chromosome 4, Lsat_Salinas_v11, whole genome shotgun sequence genome:
- the LOC111896471 gene encoding F-box/FBD/LRR-repeat protein At1g13570-like has product MKGQRKNSRDRISALPQDTIEKILTLMPIRDALRTSILSRKWRYCWTTMAKLVFNDRNGNEEIDEHKFVKAIFHVLLLHKAPILEFSLFVNSEIFSEIDQIILHLSRGNNLKKFIFEILGTDTYLLPRSFFSLQGLEYLDLSYCTFELPLMYNGFSRLKTLRFCDVSITIDMLFQFLINCPIVEEFAWLRDYWIDMEITEYEFVELFKCLPSIQVLEFSRLYIKPLAACGMPHKLPISLPHLRILVLGVCFVDLSTVLCVINSCPNLEKIKMEMYWDHNKCLQQTFSNLHDIQDYLGLKLDHLKEMEITSFTNHALEMEFVKLVMANSPVLKKALVELDISVSVDEEVKMLRDLLQIPFPRASPTANFIIKRPKNYYRYRN; this is encoded by the exons ATGAAAGGTCAACGCAAGAATAGCCGGGATAGAATTAGCGCTCTTCCTCAGGACACAATTGAAAAAATTCTAACTTTAATGCCGATTCGAGATGCATTAAGGACAAGCATTTTGTCAAGGAAATGGAGGTATTGTTGGACGACCATGGCAAAACTTGTATTTAATGACAGAAATGGAAATGAAGAAATTGATGAACATAAGTTTGTGAAAGCCATTTTCCACGTTTTGTTGCTACACAAGGCTCCGATTTTGGAATTCAGTCTCTTTGTTAATTCAGAAATTTTTAGCGAGATTGATCAGATAATACTTCATCTTTCAAGGGGTAATAATCTCAAGAAATTTATCTTCGAGATTTTGGGAACCGATACCTATTTGCTACCAAGATCGTTCTTTTCATTGCAAGGATTGGAGTACCTAGATCTCTCATATTGTACTTTTGAGCTTCCATTAATGTATAACGGATTTAGTAGGTTGAAGACCCTGCGCTTTTGTGATGTTTCTATTACTATCGACATGCTTTTTCAGTTCCTTATCAATTGCCCCATAGTTGAGGAATTTGCTTGG CTTAGAGATTATTGGATAGACATGGAGATTACTGAGTATGAGTTTGTTGAACTGTTTAAATGTTTACCTTCAATTCAAGTTCTGGAATTCTCTAGGTTGTATATCAAG CCTTTGGCTGCATGTGGTATGCCACATAAGCTCCCGATTTCACTACCCCACTTGAGAATACTTGTTCTTGGTGTGTGTTTCGTTGATCTTTCGACTGTTTTATGTGTGATCAACAGCTGTCCAAATTTGGAGAAGATTAAAATGGAG ATGTATTGGGACCATAATAAGTGTCTTCAACAAACTTTCAGTAACTTGCATGATATTCAAGATTATTTGGGCCTCAAGTTGGATCATCTTAAAGAAATGGagataacaagttttactaatcATGCTCTTGAGATGGAGTTTGTGAAGCTCGTTATGGCTAACTCACCTGTGCTAAAGAAAGCACTGGTAGAGCTCGATATATCTGTTTCTGTTGATGAAGAAGTCAAGATGCTTCGAGATTTACTACAGATTCCATTTCCACGTGCATCACCAACAGCAAACTTTATTATCAAACGACCTAAAAATTATTACCGATATAGGAATTGA